Proteins from a genomic interval of Aquila chrysaetos chrysaetos chromosome 20, bAquChr1.4, whole genome shotgun sequence:
- the TMEM43 gene encoding transmembrane protein 43, with the protein MSRNFSDTGSRKEHVKITSESKPGFLERLSETSGGMLMGLVTFLLSFYLLFTNEGRALRTAKSLDEGLSLVIPLDSIHSVSQQNEGRLVHLAGALTTSKPLFDPSYGLSIQAVKLKRNVEMYQWVEYEESTEYEENGEIKKETKYSYNTEWKSEVVNSRNFDREIGHKNPSAMAVESFTAVSPNVQVGSFVLSKGLVDKIDDFKQLSLSNLEDPHADVTRGGDYFYHSENPRRPEVGDLRVSFFYAGLSGDDPYLGSADKVTVIARQRGDQLVPYHTKSGDVLQILYPGELSVEEVFQKEHESNTMKTWALRAAGWLTMFVGISLMTRIFYTLVDWFPVVRDLVNIGLKAFAFCVASSLSLLTISVGWLFYRPLWALLIGLLSVVPIVVAKSRVPPKKQQ; encoded by the exons ATGTCGAGGAAC TTCTCTGACACTGGCAGCAGAAAAGAACATGTTAAAATCACAAGTGAGTCCAAACCAGGGTTCCTGGAGAGGCTCAGTGAGACTTCTGGAGGCATGTTGATGGGACTCGTGacatttcttctgtctttctacCTTCTTTTTACCAATGAA GGACGAGCTTTAAGGACAGCTAAATCTCTTGATGAGGGACTTTCTCTTGTGATCCCTCTTGATAGCATCCACAGTGTGTCTCAGCAGAATGAAGGGAGATTGGTGCACTTAGCTGGCGCTCTGACTACATCTAAG cctttGTTTGATCCCAGCTATGGGCTCTCCATCCAGGCTGTCAAACTTAAGCGTAATGTGGAAATGTACCAATGGGTTGAATATGAAGAGTCAAC tgaaTATGAAGAGAATGGTGAGATTAAGAAAGAGACAAAGTATTCATACA ATACTGAGTGGAAATCGGAAGTTGTGAACAGCAGAAACTTTGATCGAGAAATTGGACACAAAAACCCTAG TGCCATGGCTGTGGAGtctttcactgctgtttctcctAACGTCCAGGTTGGCAGCTTTGTTCTTTCCAAGG GTCTTGTGGATAAAATTGATGACTTCAAGCAGTTGAGCTTGTCAAACCTTGAGGATCCACATGCTGATGTTACCCGAGGAGGAGATTACTTTTACCACAGCGAGAACCCCAGGCGTCCAGAA GTAGGAGACCTTCGTGTCTCATTCTTCTATGCAGGTCTGAGTGGAGATGACCCCTATTTGGGCTCTGCTGATAAG GTGACTGTGATTGCTCGCCAGCGAGGCGATCAACTGGTTCCATATCATACCAAGTCTGGAGATGTCCTGCAGATTCTGTACCCTGGGGAACTCTCTGTGGAG GAAGTGTTTCAGAAAGAGCATGAGAGTAACACCATGAAGACCTGGGCCCTCCGTGCAGCAGGTTGGCTGACAATGTTTGTAGGCATCAGCCTAATGACCCGAATCTTTTACACTTTGG TGGACTGGTTTCCTGTTGTGAGAGATCTGGTTAACATTGGATTAAAAGCATTTGCCTTCTGCGTAGCCAGTTCACTGTCACTCCTGACCATCTCCGTTGGCTGGCTCTTCTACCGCCCGCTCTGGGCTTTGCTGATCGGGTTGCTCTCTGTAGTTCCCATCGTGGTTGCGAAATCTCGTGTTCCaccaaagaagcagcagtga
- the CHCHD4 gene encoding mitochondrial intermembrane space import and assembly protein 40 translates to MSYCRQEGKDRIIFATKEDHETPSSAELVADDPDDPYEEQGLILPNGDINWNCPCLGGMASGPCGEQFKSAFSCFHYSTEEIKGSDCVDQFRAMQECMQKYPDLYPQEDENEEKEKSSKDLEATPMEASAAKEEKGSS, encoded by the exons ATGTCCTACTGCAGGCAAGAAG gaaaagacagaattatATTTGCGACCAAGGAGGACCATGAGACACCAAGCAGTGCTGAGCTGGTTGCAGATGACCCAGATGACCCTTACGAAGAACAAG GATTGATATTGCCCAATGGAGATATCAATTGGAATTGCCCATGTCTGGGTGGAATGGCTAGTGGTCCCTGTGGGGAACAGTTCAAGTCAGCCTTTTCTTGTTTCCACTatagcacagaagaaataaaggggTCAGACTGTGTGGACCAATTCCGTGCCATGCAGGAATGCATGCAAAAATACCCTGATCTTTACCCTCAAGaggatgaaaatgaagaaaaagagaagtcaaGCAAAGATTTGGAAGCTACTCCTATGGAGGCTTCTGCTGCCAAAGAGGAGAAGGGATCTAGCTAA